A genomic region of Desulfomonilaceae bacterium contains the following coding sequences:
- a CDS encoding ABC transporter ATP-binding protein gives MAEAVLSIENLSKSFDGNQVFNNVSFSVEQGELSAIIGPNGAGKTTLFNLITGALVPDEGKIIFQGRNIVGMEPFDIVKLGMARAFQRTNIFPKMSVLENIVITIITRLKGNLSFVKHWNSSTRIRQRAFEILESVGLADKAHHLSGTLAHGNQKRLDIGVALALEPQLLLLDEPVAGMSPEERWETVELVKELWNRMNVTMVYIEHDMDIVFGISQKVRVLCYKTLLAEGSPSEISANKQVIEAYLGEEV, from the coding sequence ATGGCTGAAGCGGTCCTGAGTATCGAAAATCTTTCTAAGTCATTCGATGGGAATCAGGTCTTCAACAATGTCAGTTTCTCTGTGGAGCAAGGTGAACTGAGCGCGATTATCGGACCTAATGGGGCTGGCAAGACAACCCTTTTCAATTTAATTACTGGCGCTCTTGTTCCAGATGAAGGGAAGATCATTTTTCAAGGCCGGAACATTGTTGGAATGGAACCTTTCGACATTGTGAAACTGGGAATGGCCCGGGCTTTCCAAAGGACGAACATTTTCCCCAAAATGAGTGTGTTGGAAAATATTGTGATTACAATAATCACTAGGCTCAAGGGAAATCTTAGTTTTGTCAAACACTGGAACAGTTCTACCCGGATAAGACAGAGAGCTTTTGAAATTCTAGAAAGTGTCGGATTGGCTGATAAGGCTCATCACCTAAGCGGGACTCTTGCTCATGGCAATCAAAAACGCCTGGATATCGGGGTAGCGTTGGCTTTGGAACCCCAATTGCTTCTTCTTGATGAACCGGTGGCTGGAATGAGTCCCGAGGAAAGGTGGGAAACGGTCGAATTAGTCAAGGAACTATGGAACCGGATGAACGTTACCATGGTTTACATCGAGCACGACATGGATATAGTATTCGGGATTTCTCAGAAGGTTCGGGTCTTATGCTACAAAACCCTGCTGGCCGAAGGATCCCCTAGCGAGATTTCAGCGAATAAGCAGGTAATCGAAGCTTACCTCGGGGAAGAGGTGTAG
- a CDS encoding sigma 54-interacting transcriptional regulator: MAQPPVNDFETKESPNDAPYLRKQVEMFELIFESIYNGVMVTDSKGYVTHFNRPYGQFLGVDPKKQIGKHCTEVIENTRMHIVADTGKAEINQSHSINGQNMVVQRIPIKKNGKVIAVFGQVMFKDVRDVGRLAKKLSLLESKVELYEQALISLRSTRYTFDSIAGDSETIRFLKKEALKASATNLPVLITGESGTGKELFAQAIHNASPRRLNPFVRINCAAIPRELMESELFGYDRGAFTGATYKGKPGKFELAHRGTLFLDEIGDLPLEMQPKLLRVLEEKEVERVGGTSLIRVDFRLIAASNQNLESMMTAGRFRKDLYYRLNVVSLNIRPLRERPDDIVPLSRHMLEQFAVDYSLPTIKTDPQTEAVLAKHDWPGNCRELYNVLERTVSSLEGNIIRPTDLPMQLYSGEKKSVTLTGLSLKDVQGNAERDAILSVLAATNNNKAKAARLLGIHRTLLYKKLRKYGVDPEELT, translated from the coding sequence ATGGCGCAACCCCCCGTTAACGATTTTGAAACCAAGGAATCTCCAAACGACGCGCCCTATCTGCGAAAACAGGTCGAGATGTTCGAATTGATCTTTGAGAGCATCTACAATGGGGTCATGGTGACAGACTCAAAAGGCTACGTGACTCATTTCAATAGACCGTATGGCCAATTCCTTGGAGTAGATCCAAAAAAACAGATTGGAAAACATTGCACTGAGGTCATTGAAAACACCCGGATGCACATTGTAGCGGATACAGGGAAAGCTGAGATCAATCAAAGTCACTCCATTAATGGGCAGAACATGGTGGTTCAACGCATTCCCATTAAGAAAAACGGTAAAGTAATAGCCGTTTTTGGTCAGGTGATGTTTAAAGACGTCAGGGATGTCGGAAGGCTGGCAAAAAAACTCTCCCTACTGGAATCAAAGGTAGAACTATATGAGCAAGCGCTCATCTCGCTCAGATCCACTCGTTACACTTTTGACAGTATAGCCGGTGACAGCGAAACCATCCGATTCCTCAAGAAAGAGGCTTTGAAAGCTTCGGCCACTAACTTGCCCGTACTGATAACAGGCGAATCAGGAACAGGCAAGGAGCTGTTCGCTCAAGCCATTCATAACGCTAGTCCAAGGAGACTCAACCCTTTTGTCCGGATCAACTGTGCCGCAATCCCTCGTGAATTGATGGAATCCGAGTTATTCGGTTATGATCGGGGGGCTTTTACAGGCGCAACATACAAAGGCAAACCCGGCAAGTTTGAACTTGCTCATCGAGGAACTTTATTTCTTGATGAAATTGGTGACCTGCCTCTGGAGATGCAGCCCAAGCTCCTGAGGGTTTTAGAAGAGAAAGAGGTCGAAAGAGTAGGAGGAACTTCACTCATTCGTGTCGACTTCAGGCTCATCGCGGCAAGCAACCAAAATCTTGAGTCCATGATGACCGCCGGGCGTTTCCGCAAGGACCTTTATTATCGATTGAATGTTGTATCACTTAATATAAGACCGCTCAGGGAAAGACCGGACGACATTGTTCCACTTTCCAGACACATGTTGGAACAGTTTGCGGTAGATTACTCTCTTCCAACAATAAAGACAGATCCCCAAACAGAGGCTGTTTTGGCAAAACACGATTGGCCAGGCAACTGCAGGGAACTGTACAATGTCTTGGAACGCACTGTTTCGTCTTTAGAGGGGAACATAATCCGGCCAACTGATTTACCTATGCAGCTATACTCAGGTGAGAAGAAATCAGTTACATTGACTGGTCTATCCTTAAAGGATGTCCAGGGAAACGCTGAAAGAGACGCTATCCTGTCAGTTTTGGCCGCGACCAATAATAATAAGGCTAAGGCTGCCCGCTTGCTGGGTATTCACCGCACTCTCCTGTACAAGAAGCTCAGAAAATACGGTGTCGATCCGGAAGAATTGACATAG
- a CDS encoding branched-chain amino acid ABC transporter permease: MTWQLFVFMLINGLCQGMLLFIIASGLSLVFGVLRVINFAHGSIYMIGAFMAYSLSTILAGESLLGFLALLLVVPPAIAIIGFVLEVSLFRRVYREEHLLQLLLTYALVLILDDLVRVIWGGEPRSVPRPDLLAGSVDVLGMALPSYNVFILVVGPLIALGMWFLLYRTRTGNIIRAAVSFPDTLGALGVNVSWVMTSTFMLGCWLAGFGGVLTAALSDIDLGMGMSTIIECFAVVVIGGLGSVGGALLGSLIIGTGLTFFQFPFGRWALVFPYALMALVLIVRPWGFFGKPER; encoded by the coding sequence ATGACGTGGCAACTATTTGTTTTTATGTTGATAAATGGTCTCTGCCAGGGGATGCTCCTTTTCATAATTGCCTCTGGACTATCTCTTGTGTTTGGTGTCTTAAGAGTAATCAACTTCGCCCATGGCTCTATTTATATGATAGGCGCTTTTATGGCGTACTCTCTGTCTACCATCTTGGCTGGAGAGTCTCTTTTAGGTTTTCTTGCCCTCTTATTGGTAGTGCCCCCAGCAATCGCAATTATTGGATTTGTCCTTGAAGTGTCTCTTTTTCGTCGGGTTTATCGTGAAGAACATCTTCTTCAATTGCTATTAACCTATGCGCTTGTCCTCATTTTAGACGATTTGGTCAGGGTAATCTGGGGGGGTGAGCCTCGAAGTGTTCCACGACCAGATCTGCTTGCGGGATCGGTTGACGTCCTGGGTATGGCTTTGCCGTCGTATAATGTCTTCATCTTAGTGGTTGGCCCCCTAATAGCTCTTGGGATGTGGTTTCTGCTATACAGGACACGGACAGGCAACATAATAAGGGCCGCTGTTTCGTTCCCGGACACGTTGGGCGCCTTGGGAGTCAACGTCTCGTGGGTTATGACTTCTACCTTCATGTTGGGGTGCTGGCTCGCCGGTTTCGGCGGTGTACTAACTGCCGCTCTCTCGGATATCGATCTAGGCATGGGCATGTCGACGATTATAGAGTGCTTTGCAGTCGTTGTGATCGGAGGACTGGGTAGCGTAGGTGGGGCCCTTTTGGGATCGCTAATAATTGGGACGGGCCTGACCTTTTTCCAATTTCCTTTCGGCCGGTGGGCCCTCGTCTTCCCCTACGCATTGATGGCTCTGGTACTAATCGTCAGACCTTGGGGTTTTTTTGGAAAACCTGAACGATAG
- a CDS encoding MFS transporter, translating to MSQSGVGTSTGNLQFSNLAKQMLRYRWVCYGMMLLTYIFVYFDRVAPAVIAPELMKEFGLSATSLGILSSMYFYPYAAMQIPSGILSDRMGPRISVTIFFIIAAIGTALFGIAHSFGMIVFGRFLMGVGVAVVWIPCMRILANWFRPKEFATLTGVMLTVGNAGAVLAAAPLAFLVGIVGWRASFYWLGAFMAIVAILNFLVLRNKPSDKSLPTVSEIDGIDYYSVQSTQKVSFGENVKRLFGMKNYWLIAIYAFVIYGTVMGFQGLWCIPFLQQTYGLPKQEAANILMLWPIGMAVGCFAFGYLSDRILKSRRNASFYGIIIYALTWLPLVLWPDKIPVGMFYPLLFVMGFFSGAYVPNYAHIAEGQPHSFIATANGMLNVWYFIGGALFQSVMGIVLDYYGKVGDKFPVGAYKSTFLACIIALVIGAIAMFFTTDSKVLKQKSA from the coding sequence ATGAGTCAATCAGGTGTTGGAACTAGTACTGGCAATTTACAATTTTCAAACTTGGCGAAGCAGATGCTCCGCTACAGGTGGGTCTGTTATGGAATGATGTTGCTGACTTACATCTTCGTTTATTTCGACCGTGTGGCCCCTGCAGTTATAGCGCCCGAATTGATGAAGGAGTTCGGCCTGTCGGCTACAAGCCTTGGGATTTTGTCTTCAATGTATTTCTATCCTTATGCTGCTATGCAGATTCCTTCCGGTATTTTATCAGACCGTATGGGGCCAAGGATTTCGGTCACCATCTTTTTCATTATTGCGGCGATCGGAACAGCGCTCTTTGGTATCGCACACAGTTTTGGAATGATCGTCTTTGGTCGTTTCCTGATGGGAGTTGGGGTAGCGGTAGTCTGGATCCCCTGTATGAGAATTCTGGCCAACTGGTTTCGACCCAAGGAGTTTGCCACCCTCACCGGCGTGATGCTTACGGTGGGTAACGCAGGGGCAGTGCTCGCTGCGGCCCCACTGGCTTTCCTGGTAGGCATCGTAGGTTGGCGAGCGTCTTTCTACTGGTTAGGCGCTTTCATGGCTATTGTGGCTATATTGAATTTCCTTGTCCTCAGAAACAAGCCGAGTGATAAGAGTCTGCCCACTGTCTCAGAGATAGATGGTATCGATTACTATTCCGTCCAGAGTACTCAAAAGGTCAGTTTTGGCGAAAACGTAAAAAGACTGTTCGGGATGAAGAACTATTGGCTAATCGCCATTTATGCATTTGTGATCTACGGCACGGTCATGGGATTCCAGGGCCTATGGTGTATTCCGTTCCTGCAGCAGACGTACGGCCTTCCAAAACAAGAAGCGGCTAACATTCTCATGTTATGGCCGATCGGTATGGCGGTAGGTTGCTTCGCATTTGGGTATCTTTCCGACCGGATTTTGAAATCCCGCAGGAACGCTTCATTTTATGGAATCATTATTTATGCCCTGACATGGTTACCTTTGGTGCTGTGGCCGGATAAGATTCCTGTAGGCATGTTCTATCCTTTACTGTTCGTCATGGGGTTCTTTTCTGGAGCCTACGTTCCGAACTATGCCCACATTGCTGAGGGACAACCGCACAGCTTCATTGCTACCGCGAATGGCATGCTCAACGTCTGGTATTTCATCGGAGGCGCTTTATTCCAGTCGGTCATGGGAATAGTTCTGGATTATTACGGTAAGGTCGGAGACAAATTCCCGGTCGGAGCGTATAAGTCAACTTTTCTAGCATGCATTATTGCCTTGGTGATTGGTGCAATTGCGATGTTTTTTACGACTGACAGCAAAGTGCTGAAGCAGAAATCAGCGTAA
- a CDS encoding branched-chain amino acid ABC transporter permease produces the protein MGITVIIVLFVLPIVLGRLGKTGEYWIWVSTEMIIMALFAMSLNLILGFGGMVSFGHAAFFGVGAYTVALLMKKADFPLYLALAAAPFVAAITAAIVGWFCVRLLGLYFSILTLAFGQLLYMVVFQWYTFTGGDDGLHGVPRPEILGPINYYWLCLVLFVICFFVMRMIVNSSFGLSIRTIRENMERAKFIGINVRRYQLLSFIIAGAFAGLAGGMLTELNRFAQTEFLYWSKSAEPILASLVGGMYSLVGPAIGSSVLIFLKIFLQQVHRSMVEVWAIVLGSLLLVVVLFAPHGLVGLYRQLFTRSSS, from the coding sequence ATGGGAATCACGGTAATCATCGTCCTTTTCGTCCTTCCAATTGTTTTGGGTCGGCTCGGTAAGACTGGTGAATACTGGATCTGGGTGTCTACCGAAATGATTATCATGGCCCTGTTCGCCATGAGCTTGAACCTCATCTTAGGGTTTGGTGGTATGGTCAGCTTTGGCCATGCGGCTTTTTTCGGTGTTGGAGCTTATACTGTGGCATTACTAATGAAGAAGGCTGATTTCCCGCTGTATCTAGCTCTCGCCGCCGCTCCATTTGTGGCTGCAATCACGGCCGCAATTGTGGGGTGGTTTTGTGTGCGGCTTCTAGGGTTATACTTTTCAATTCTCACCCTTGCCTTCGGTCAACTCCTGTACATGGTTGTTTTTCAATGGTACACGTTTACAGGTGGAGATGATGGTCTTCACGGGGTCCCAAGGCCAGAAATACTGGGGCCAATAAACTATTATTGGCTTTGCCTCGTTCTTTTCGTGATATGCTTTTTTGTTATGAGGATGATAGTTAATTCTTCATTCGGTCTCAGCATCAGGACCATCCGAGAAAATATGGAACGAGCGAAGTTCATCGGAATCAACGTTAGACGATACCAACTGCTCAGTTTCATTATCGCTGGAGCGTTTGCGGGTCTGGCCGGTGGGATGCTGACAGAACTGAACCGTTTTGCTCAGACTGAATTTCTTTATTGGAGTAAATCGGCCGAACCCATACTGGCGAGCCTAGTTGGAGGTATGTACTCACTGGTGGGTCCGGCTATAGGATCTTCTGTTTTGATTTTCCTCAAGATTTTCCTACAACAGGTTCATAGGAGTATGGTAGAGGTCTGGGCGATTGTTCTGGGCAGCCTGCTATTAGTTGTTGTTCTCTTTGCGCCTCATGGGTTGGTGGGGCTTTATCGACAACTGTTTACTAGATCTTCGTCATGA
- a CDS encoding SDR family oxidoreductase, with protein sequence MARVDISEPKIRKEEVLVLVDEDFNPRNVCIVTGAAGGIGRATAVAAAANNLTTVGLDIDEKEGKKTEQMAREMGGQMVFIRTDLTSDSDIESAVTESAKLGQIKYVSNVAGIQHIDSVDKFPMEKYDLMLRLMLRAPFYLSQLTIPYMKESASGSGVIGNMSSVHGHICTMNKPAYNITKFGLRALSQSISAEGEGRIRSFTVSTGFVKTNLTLNQVPAQSEQRGISPEEVVKDIMKGKSRIKEMMSPIEVGNLFIFGFSRFAKYLVGGDLLFDGGMVLTY encoded by the coding sequence ATGGCCAGAGTGGACATTAGTGAACCAAAAATCCGGAAAGAAGAAGTGCTCGTGCTGGTTGACGAAGACTTCAATCCTAGAAACGTTTGTATAGTTACTGGCGCCGCAGGTGGCATTGGTAGAGCCACAGCAGTCGCTGCCGCCGCAAACAATCTTACGACTGTGGGACTCGATATCGATGAGAAAGAGGGTAAAAAGACAGAGCAAATGGCCCGTGAAATGGGCGGGCAAATGGTGTTCATTCGGACTGATTTGACCAGTGATTCCGATATCGAATCTGCGGTCACAGAATCCGCTAAACTCGGGCAAATCAAATATGTATCCAACGTAGCGGGTATCCAGCATATTGATTCGGTAGACAAATTTCCGATGGAAAAATATGACCTGATGCTAAGGCTCATGTTGAGAGCGCCATTCTATCTTTCTCAGCTCACTATCCCGTATATGAAAGAAAGCGCCTCAGGCTCTGGAGTCATAGGTAATATGTCCTCCGTTCACGGTCACATATGTACTATGAACAAACCGGCGTACAACATTACGAAATTTGGTTTGAGGGCCCTGTCTCAGTCTATTTCAGCGGAAGGGGAAGGCAGGATAAGGTCTTTCACCGTCAGTACAGGTTTTGTGAAAACAAACTTAACCCTGAACCAGGTACCGGCTCAATCTGAGCAGCGAGGAATATCGCCTGAGGAAGTCGTTAAAGATATCATGAAAGGGAAATCCCGTATCAAGGAAATGATGTCTCCAATCGAAGTCGGCAATCTCTTTATTTTTGGGTTCTCTCGATTTGCGAAATACTTGGTTGGGGGAGATCTTCTCTTTGACGGCGGTATGGTCCTTACATACTAA
- a CDS encoding ABC transporter ATP-binding protein, whose translation MLLEVHDINTYYGLSHILFDVSLEVDKGEVVVLLGRNGAGKTTTMRSVMGLTPPKSGAVIFNGRDVTGMAPYKVARLGVGFVPEDRRIFPDLTVRANLEVGLRKAKGNTNWTIERIYELFPRLQELANRGGGNLSGGEQQMLTISRTLMGNPDLILLDEPSEGLAPIIVKVLGDFIDLLKREGTTVLLSEQNVKFSLKHSDRAYIVDNGHIKYQGTIEELARDAEVTKRYLAV comes from the coding sequence ATGCTTCTGGAAGTCCACGATATAAATACATATTACGGGTTGAGTCACATCCTGTTTGATGTTTCCCTGGAGGTTGACAAGGGAGAAGTAGTCGTGTTGCTCGGGAGAAACGGAGCAGGTAAGACTACAACCATGCGTAGCGTCATGGGGCTTACTCCTCCCAAAAGTGGAGCAGTAATCTTTAATGGCCGCGATGTCACCGGCATGGCGCCGTATAAAGTAGCCAGACTGGGCGTCGGGTTTGTCCCTGAAGATCGTAGGATATTCCCGGATCTCACCGTTCGCGCCAATCTTGAAGTAGGTTTACGGAAGGCTAAAGGCAATACTAATTGGACCATTGAACGGATTTATGAACTTTTTCCGAGATTGCAAGAACTAGCCAACCGTGGTGGGGGAAATTTGAGTGGAGGCGAACAGCAGATGCTGACTATTTCGCGTACTTTGATGGGCAATCCTGATCTTATACTACTTGATGAACCATCTGAAGGACTTGCTCCCATAATAGTAAAAGTACTCGGTGATTTTATTGATCTTCTAAAACGAGAGGGAACAACAGTTCTTTTATCTGAACAAAACGTCAAGTTTTCCCTCAAACATTCGGACAGGGCCTATATAGTGGATAACGGCCACATAAAATATCAGGGTACCATTGAAGAATTGGCCAGGGATGCCGAAGTGACAAAACGTTATCTCGCAGTGTGA
- a CDS encoding uroporphyrinogen decarboxylase family protein — MMTLKQQFMDRLLGKSAGPILCGCTTTYGVVDIMKKCGYERPLADNDPVAMTELALAGPKYAGFEWVKAMGWDITAISEALGCTLGPAEIDRQYSIKAHPFTESLEGLDFPSDFLQRGRFPMYKQHFQMLKEKVEGKLAIFGETEGPFTAAANLVGAELFMRWTIKNPENVFKVLEVTTRAAIEAINFAFDNGADYYVLAEPTSGPAVMSGKSWAKYMLPLMKEVVSKSKGPLVLHICGNTDSIIGLMCDSGVAGISIEEKADMKKAVEIAGPKGVKVFGNVATATTLFMGKPEECYQESIAALNNGTDFLTPGCGIAPNSPLENLLQIKKARDDFSKN; from the coding sequence ATGATGACACTAAAACAACAATTCATGGATCGGCTTTTGGGTAAGAGCGCCGGACCGATCCTCTGTGGATGCACTACCACATATGGAGTGGTAGATATTATGAAAAAATGTGGCTACGAGAGGCCACTTGCGGATAACGACCCTGTAGCAATGACGGAACTTGCTTTAGCGGGACCCAAATATGCCGGATTCGAGTGGGTCAAGGCAATGGGATGGGATATCACTGCCATCAGTGAAGCTCTCGGTTGTACTCTCGGCCCGGCCGAGATTGACCGACAATACTCTATCAAAGCACACCCATTCACAGAGAGTCTTGAAGGGCTTGATTTCCCCTCCGATTTTTTGCAAAGGGGTCGTTTCCCCATGTATAAGCAACATTTCCAGATGCTCAAAGAGAAGGTCGAAGGAAAACTCGCTATATTTGGAGAAACTGAGGGCCCTTTCACCGCTGCTGCGAATTTGGTGGGAGCGGAACTGTTTATGAGATGGACTATAAAAAACCCCGAGAATGTCTTTAAGGTCCTTGAGGTTACAACACGGGCTGCAATTGAAGCTATCAACTTTGCCTTCGACAATGGGGCCGATTACTACGTGTTGGCCGAACCGACTTCGGGACCGGCAGTTATGAGCGGGAAATCATGGGCAAAATACATGCTCCCCCTCATGAAAGAGGTTGTAAGTAAGTCCAAGGGACCTCTAGTGCTTCATATTTGCGGAAATACTGATTCTATTATAGGCTTAATGTGCGATTCGGGTGTCGCAGGCATCAGCATCGAGGAAAAAGCCGACATGAAAAAGGCGGTAGAAATCGCCGGTCCCAAGGGTGTAAAGGTGTTTGGAAACGTTGCGACAGCCACAACACTTTTCATGGGTAAACCGGAAGAATGTTACCAGGAGTCAATTGCTGCGCTGAACAATGGCACCGATTTCCTTACACCCGGGTGCGGTATCGCCCCTAATTCGCCGCTGGAAAACCTGCTCCAAATCAAAAAGGCAAGAGACGATTTTTCTAAGAACTAA
- a CDS encoding arginase family protein: MEEVIRRRPFFFGCPLDPDERDESIREKTRLIGYGEKIDDPYAAVMQIIRQEVDPSLWKEGGSLDVPPWLRPMPSSTERKNVALENFVYFIDSNGCQDFAQAAGKFVEESIFPEIPCMIAVDHSLTGGVFASLASLYKPEEISLIVIDSHVDALPASAMSGAIQYDIATNPSSIHDPSDPFLRNRPDSYNASSFLHYLLEDGVIDPENLYLIGVSDYPPKRAFRIKDDRIKRYVNCYSSLKRSGVKILTKKDLSLGSSVLSNLIRRIKTPYIYISIDMDIGARNALGGVRFQNYQGINESQIYKIAKCIREILDRGITLAGLDVSEFNPRRAGSGEKMGADRTYLIASHLIKEICF, translated from the coding sequence ATGGAAGAGGTCATTAGAAGACGCCCATTCTTTTTTGGTTGCCCGCTGGATCCTGACGAACGGGATGAATCCATTCGTGAGAAGACGCGCTTGATTGGATACGGCGAGAAGATCGACGACCCGTACGCCGCCGTGATGCAAATCATTCGTCAGGAAGTGGACCCGAGCCTGTGGAAAGAAGGAGGGTCGCTCGATGTGCCTCCATGGCTCCGACCAATGCCCTCATCAACGGAAAGAAAAAACGTTGCCCTGGAAAACTTCGTGTATTTTATTGATAGTAACGGATGTCAGGATTTTGCTCAGGCGGCGGGAAAATTTGTAGAGGAGTCTATTTTCCCTGAGATTCCTTGTATGATTGCCGTTGATCATTCTCTTACCGGTGGCGTGTTTGCCTCTCTGGCTTCCCTTTACAAACCCGAGGAAATCTCACTGATCGTCATCGACAGCCATGTAGACGCATTACCTGCGTCGGCAATGTCGGGGGCTATTCAATATGATATAGCGACAAACCCTAGTTCCATTCACGATCCGAGTGACCCTTTCCTGAGAAATCGCCCCGATTCATACAACGCGAGTTCTTTCCTGCACTATCTTCTTGAAGACGGCGTAATTGATCCCGAAAATCTTTATCTCATCGGTGTCAGTGACTACCCTCCAAAGCGTGCTTTTCGGATCAAAGATGACAGGATAAAGCGCTACGTAAACTGTTATTCCTCCCTTAAAAGAAGTGGTGTTAAGATATTAACAAAAAAGGACTTGTCTCTTGGATCCTCTGTACTGAGTAATCTTATTCGTCGAATAAAAACGCCTTACATCTACATATCCATAGACATGGACATCGGAGCGCGGAATGCTCTTGGAGGTGTCAGGTTTCAAAATTACCAAGGGATAAATGAAAGTCAAATATACAAAATAGCAAAATGTATTAGAGAGATCCTGGATCGCGGCATCACTCTTGCGGGTTTGGATGTTTCAGAATTTAACCCGCGTCGAGCCGGGTCCGGCGAGAAAATGGGCGCCGATCGAACCTACCTGATAGCTTCCCACCTTATAAAAGAAATTTGTTTCTGA
- a CDS encoding ABC transporter substrate-binding protein: protein MEHAKWRVLLTFTMAMFSMIFFISSVASASDVIKLGFIADASGIGAPMYKSQKAAMDMFIEEINAAGGVLGKKLELVVRDAQLKPDVGANQARELILSEKCEFLLGPTSSAVALAASKVAHEFKKIIVFHTSNAEALTTTGFQPYMFQVVPNTGIESRGIALVLSKKPYKKYSLIGPDYAYGHDHLTNFKKEMAKRRPDVEILDTIWVKLGESNFSTFIPTLMAKKPEAIYAAFWGGQLSAFIKQAKPYGVFKQASVSSLYDVDTLRSMGNEMPEGQLGYARAPFYAIDTPQMKAFVKKFYDKFKEWPADWAVTSYDGMIALTEAMKKANSTESEQVVKVLGGLKFNSLRGERYIRDVDHMANVGIYAGVTAKSPEFKEFLVLKDVHEVPAEEVWLSVEEVKKLQAEQK from the coding sequence ATGGAACACGCTAAATGGAGAGTTTTGTTAACGTTTACGATGGCAATGTTTTCAATGATTTTTTTCATCAGTTCCGTCGCATCGGCCTCGGATGTTATTAAACTCGGTTTTATCGCAGACGCTTCTGGAATTGGCGCGCCGATGTACAAATCCCAGAAGGCTGCTATGGACATGTTTATTGAAGAGATCAATGCGGCTGGTGGTGTACTCGGAAAGAAGCTGGAACTTGTAGTCCGTGACGCTCAATTAAAGCCGGACGTCGGTGCGAACCAGGCTAGGGAACTGATTCTTAGTGAAAAATGTGAATTCCTACTTGGGCCTACCAGCAGCGCGGTCGCATTAGCCGCATCCAAAGTGGCGCATGAGTTTAAGAAGATCATCGTCTTCCACACATCGAATGCGGAAGCGCTTACTACAACGGGTTTCCAGCCGTACATGTTCCAGGTTGTCCCTAATACTGGAATCGAGAGTCGAGGTATAGCTCTGGTGTTGTCCAAAAAGCCGTACAAAAAATATAGCCTTATTGGGCCGGATTACGCATACGGACACGACCACCTGACAAATTTTAAGAAGGAAATGGCCAAACGCCGCCCAGATGTTGAAATTCTCGATACTATTTGGGTGAAATTGGGCGAGTCAAATTTTTCCACTTTTATCCCAACGCTCATGGCCAAAAAACCGGAAGCCATCTATGCTGCCTTCTGGGGGGGCCAGTTGAGCGCGTTCATAAAGCAAGCCAAACCCTATGGGGTTTTTAAACAAGCGTCGGTAAGCTCCCTATACGATGTTGACACGCTCCGCTCCATGGGTAATGAAATGCCGGAGGGACAGTTGGGATATGCCCGAGCTCCGTTTTATGCCATAGACACCCCTCAAATGAAGGCGTTCGTCAAAAAATTCTACGACAAGTTCAAAGAATGGCCCGCAGACTGGGCAGTCACTTCATATGACGGAATGATAGCATTGACCGAGGCTATGAAGAAGGCTAACAGCACAGAGTCCGAACAGGTCGTAAAGGTCCTCGGTGGATTAAAGTTCAACTCATTAAGAGGTGAACGCTATATCCGCGATGTAGACCACATGGCTAACGTGGGTATATACGCCGGTGTGACGGCAAAATCGCCTGAATTCAAGGAATTTCTGGTCCTTAAAGATGTTCACGAAGTACCGGCCGAAGAAGTCTGGTTATCCGTGGAAGAGGTCAAGAAGCTCCAGGCTGAGCAGAAATAA